Below is a window of Candidatus Poribacteria bacterium DNA.
CGATTTCGACCCAGCCGCTAAGGCATACAACGAAGTCATCCGAATTTCAAAATCCGACCAACTCACAAACGATGCGCTTGAACGGATCGTCCTCATCCAGAACCATTCCGATTACCTTAAAATTCCACTCACGGATTATGCGACTGCTGTGCAACTCCACCTGAACGGAGAGACGGATGCTGCCTTACAACAGTGTGAGCGAACGCTTGAGATCTATCCACAAGCGACTATCGTTGATGCGGTATGGCTTCTCATCGGCGACATCTATCATAAGGCAGCGAAAGACACTGAGGCGATCAACGCATACGAGCAAGTCGTCGCGCGGGAGAGTCTCGGTGTCCCTAAAGCACTCGTGAACATCGCCGAAATTTATCGACAAAAAGCTGATCTCGCCAACGCCGCTGCTACTTACACGATGCTTATTACTGACTATCCTGAAAACGTTATCGTCGTTCATGCTCGCCAACAACTTGATGAAATTATGAAGCTTCAAGAGAAAAGATAACCAATATAGCGGCACCCCTCAGTCCTGCAAAATCACCGACCTCCAAAACAATTGAAATATAGCCTCCACCTGTGGTAAAATAATAGAAAACAATGCACAACACAAAGGAGTCAGCAGATGCCCCACCCTGCTCACAATTTATTTAATACGCACCGAACCCTTGAAGGCGATGGGTTTGCGTGTACTTATTATTCGCTCCCTGCTTTAGAAGAAGCCGGTATTGGGTCAACAATCACCTTGCCTGTCAGTCTCCGCATTTTACTCGAATCATTACTGCGAAATTACGACGGACACCAAATTACAGAAGATGATATTGTCAATTTGGCACAGTGGGACGCGCGTTCCCCGAAAGCGTCGGAGATCCCGTTTAAACCCGCACGCGTCGTCGCACAAGATTTTACAGGCGTTCCGCTCGTCGTTGACATTGCCGCGATGCGTTCTGCTGTTGCCGAACTCGGCGGTGATGCTGGCATGATAGAACCTCTCGTCCCTGTTGATTTAGTCATCGATCACTCTATCCAGGTCGACGCCTACGGTTCAGAGAACGCGTTTCAATTTAACACCCAACGGGAATTTGAACGCAACAAGGAACGTTATGAGTTCCTCAAATGGGGACAACAGGCGTTTGAAAAATTCAATATCATCCCACCCTCCATTGGTATTGTACATCAGGTGAATCTGGAATACCTCGCCAAAGTGGTTATGACAGAAGATACCCTTGCTTATCCGGATACCGTTGTCGGAACCGACTCGCATACCACAATGATTAACGGCTTAGGTATCGTCGGATGGGGGGTAGGCGGCATTGAAGCGGAAGCCGCGATGTTAGGGCAACCCGTTTATATCTTGACCCCGGAAGTCCTCGGCGTTCATCTGAAAGGCGAACTACAGGAAGGGGTGACCGCAACAGACCTGGTGTTGACTGTGACCCAACGTCTCAGAGCCGCTGCAGTCGTTGATAAGTTTGTGGAATTCTTTGGGGCGGGTGTAGAAGCACTCTCTTTACCCGATCGTGCGACGCTCTCTAATATGTGTCCAGAATACGGTGCGACTATCGGATTTTTCCCACCCGATGCAGAAACGATGCGCTACCTCCGTCTCACAGGGCGCGACGAAACACACGTTGACATGGTAGAGGCTTATCTTAAAGCACAAGGCATCTTCGGTATCCCACGTCTCGGAGATGTTGCGTACTCCGAGGTTCTCGAGATCGACCTTGCAGATGTCGAACCGAGCGTCGCTGGACCGAAACGGCCACAGGATCGGATCGCTTTGTCGGCGGTCAAAAACACCTTTACTGAACTCCTTACGCGTCCTGTAGCGGAAGACGGATTCGGCGTAACAGAAGATCCGGCGGATAGCAACGGCATAACACACGGATCGGTTGTCATCTCGGCAATTACCAGCTGCACAAACACAAGCAATCCTTCCGTGATGATCGGCGCGGGGTTGCTCGCGAAAAAGGCTGTGGAAAGAGGCGTGCGTGTTCCCGATCACGTTAAGACCAGTTTAGCCCCTGGCTCGCGTGTCGTCACTGAGTACCTACAGAATACCGGTCTACTGCCCTATCTGGAAACACTCGGTTATAACGTCGTAGGTTATGGCTGCACAACGTGTATCGGCAATAGCGGACCGCTCAATGACGTGGTTCAAGAGGCAATTGACGCAGAAAACCTCGTTACAGCAAGCGTCCTGAGTGGCAACAGGAATTTCGAAGCACGCGTGCATCCAGAGATAAAAGCCAATTTCCTCATGTCCCCACCGCTCGTTGTCGCTTATGGTATTGCGGGGCGGATTGACATTGATTTCACGACCGAACCGCTTGCGCACAACGATGCAGGTGAGGCTGTTTATCTAAAGGACAT
It encodes the following:
- the acnA gene encoding aconitate hydratase AcnA; the encoded protein is MPHPAHNLFNTHRTLEGDGFACTYYSLPALEEAGIGSTITLPVSLRILLESLLRNYDGHQITEDDIVNLAQWDARSPKASEIPFKPARVVAQDFTGVPLVVDIAAMRSAVAELGGDAGMIEPLVPVDLVIDHSIQVDAYGSENAFQFNTQREFERNKERYEFLKWGQQAFEKFNIIPPSIGIVHQVNLEYLAKVVMTEDTLAYPDTVVGTDSHTTMINGLGIVGWGVGGIEAEAAMLGQPVYILTPEVLGVHLKGELQEGVTATDLVLTVTQRLRAAAVVDKFVEFFGAGVEALSLPDRATLSNMCPEYGATIGFFPPDAETMRYLRLTGRDETHVDMVEAYLKAQGIFGIPRLGDVAYSEVLEIDLADVEPSVAGPKRPQDRIALSAVKNTFTELLTRPVAEDGFGVTEDPADSNGITHGSVVISAITSCTNTSNPSVMIGAGLLAKKAVERGVRVPDHVKTSLAPGSRVVTEYLQNTGLLPYLETLGYNVVGYGCTTCIGNSGPLNDVVQEAIDAENLVTASVLSGNRNFEARVHPEIKANFLMSPPLVVAYGIAGRIDIDFTTEPLAHNDAGEAVYLKDIWPTRQEIAEMIAAAVDRRTFREMYESIGNQAPEWEEVAGATGVLYPWNERSTYVQHPPFFEGFAREPAPISDIVDARILGIFGDSVTTDHISPAGAIAAASPAGQYLQEHGVETRDFNTYGSRRGNDRVMSRGTFANRRVRNLMTPEVEGGYTLQYPEGTQTTIYKAALHYTENNVPTVIFAGQDYGMGSSRDWAAKGPKLLGVKAVVVESFERIHRSNLIGMGVLPLQFKPGENVQTLNLDGSEIISITGFADDLQPGQMATMKIVRASGETQTTELLIRIDSPVEVEYYKHGGILDYVIRNFLSS